DNA from Homo sapiens chromosome 1, GRCh38.p14 Primary Assembly:
TGGCCTCAGCAGCTTACGAGCATCAGGCATTTGTGATGTGGTGGTGACAGAAATCCAGGTTAGGGAGCTGGTGAGGAGTGCATGATCCTTAAGAGCAGGCACACAAGCCCCAGAGAGCTTCCTGGACACCTTACAGAACCCAGAGGCTTGAGATACCTCTGTGTCAGTATCAGTTTCAGCACAGTGCTGTTTTATACAACAGGTTTTATTGAGGATGTGTCAATACAGTTAACATGGTTGCTTGTCTTTTCAAAAAGAAGTTCCATTTTCTTTGATTCCCAAGTGCATTTTTCCTGAATCTTCTGTGATACAGGGCACATGATAGGTATGTAGAGAGCTAAGCTTCCTATACCAAGTTAGAAGTGAAATGACTAGTGGAAAACATTTAAactttaatcttaaaaaaaaaataggaatcaaTATAAAAATGCACAAGGTAATGTCGTTTTCATAGTTAAAATCTGACATTGTTTATCAAAGCTAGTCAGTTAAGTGGACACCTGCAACTCAAATCccataaacattttagaaacGCCAACCACCCCTCCTGAAAGGTTTGAGGAATGAAATTTGGCAGAAGCTCAGCTCTGTGAAATAGCTCCCGTTTTTTTTCTTGGGACCCTACTTAGTTCCGTGGGCTCCCATTGGGAGCTGATTAATTTCTGCCAATCAGAACCCATCCCTAACACATCAGATGATAGTGGCTTTGACCTAGGGAAGAAGAGGTTGAGCGAAGAACCCCCACCAGGTATGGTTTGAGAGTCCTTAGTTGGTTTTCTTGGGCGTTAGGTAGTAAGAAATCCACCAGGAACCCCAGCCAAAACCTTCTCAAGTGTCACTTGGGCAGATTTGGGTTATCATTCCTCCTTTTGAAGAAGTGAGCAAACAGCCTGCTTTGTTTGGAGAAGTtgtgggcaggggaggagggtTGGCAAGGAACCTGAAGGAACCCACTGCTCAGCCAGTCAGAAGTCAGCAGCCATCCTCCATTTTCAACATGGACCGCCTGGACACAGCCAGACTTGGAGCAGTGCAACGAGATCACAGACCGAATGACCCCAGTTCACACTTGGTACAAGGAGTGGGGCTGGCCTGGCGAGGGCCGAGCGCGAGGCCCTGCAGCTGCGGGGAAAGTGGCCATCTTTGCACGAGCAGGAATGTCCACCACTCCCAGCACTCATCTCAGCCTTATCCACTCCGCTTGACGTAGGGACTGAGGGGTTGGGAGGGGCATCCTGCCTGTTTCCTGCAGAGGAGCTCTGATCGGGGAACAGGGCAGAAACGTCCAGAGCCAACTCATTCCCAAGGGACCTGTTGGCACCCTTTCTCtcccagccttagcctcctgggccCTAGTCCTGCTTAGAACAGGAAATTGGAACCagagggtggaaggagaggaAGCCCCCACAGATGAACCCCTCttgtacacacatacacccaccatATGGTTCTTATTAAGGAAAAGGAAGTGGGAGCCGTCTTCATCCCCCAGCTCGCGTGCACCTTGTTCAGAGGGCCAAACGAGAGGTGCTCTGCCTTGGGGATACCTGGCTGGGGTGACAAGGATCCTCTTACAATTTTGTATTGAGAAAACCAGCCCAGCCCGCAGCAGGTggaaggggagaaagggaagagtGCTCATGTTTGCTGATGGTCGATTCTGCCTCCGCCACCATCTGCACTAGATACTTCTAGACACTTCACAGAGGTTGATCTTTCTGGCCTGTAGGTGTCCCAGGGGCCTCTGTGCTGCCCTCAAGCTAAACAGCCAGAGCTGGCGGGGGCAGCCCGGGAGAGACAGGGATGAACGTGAAGAGCTGCCTCCTGCCCCAGGTCTGTGCCCCAAGCCCTCACAAACTGCCTTCCCCATGGCTGCCACTGGAGCAGTGAAAGGGAGGTTGCCCTTTCCCAGGGCAACAGGCACTGTGCCCACCACGGACATGTCTGATGCCACAGCATCACCATGGGGGCTGCAGTCCTGGCAGGGTGTCCACACTCGCCACCTCGATGGtcccctcttctcccttccccttgGAGGAAAACCCCACAGTCCTTAGTCCACTGTCATATGCTGGAGGTCCCAGGGGGAGCTGGAGGAGCCCCAGCCAAGGGCTGTGAGGGAGGCCGTGCCCCTTTCCTCCAGCAGGTGCCATCAGGGAGCCAGTGGGAAGGGCTGTCTCCCCACGTGGCGGGGTGGGGAGTTGAGCTCCCTCTCAGCTCCTTCAGGGCCCAGCAGAGGCCAGGACTCACAAGGGGCTGGGCTGTGTGCCTCAGGGCCTATGGGGTGCAGCCCTGACACTGCACAGACATTTGGGGGAAAGAAACTCAGGCCAGCCCCTTCCAGAAACAATCTCAGCCTGCATGCAGGGAGAAAGCAAGTTAGTCTCCTCGGGCCAAGGCCACGGCCGCCTCtgttcagcttttgtttttttttccaggaggTTCTTTGTAATTGAAAAGGTCGCTCTACCACTAAAGGGGAGGAGGCCAGGGCAGCAGGACCCCCCCCGCGGGTTATGTGGGGCAGAGCAAGAATCCTGAAAAGGAGGAGTGGATGTACTCCGTGGAGTAGAGGCCGTTGGCCTGGTCCGACGGCATCTGCACCCAGACCTGGTCGTTGGGCCGCAGCTGGAGCACGGCCCCACCAGATGCCTGGTCCAGGTAGCCCTTCTTGTACTCATCGTAGGTATAGGTGGCCGGCACGTTGTTCTTGTACAGGGCCACCCACACGTTGGTGCCCTTGACGTGCACATGGTAAGCAAAGTAGTAGACGCCGCCCACAGGGCAGGTGAAGATGCCAGTGGCTGGGTTGTAGCCGCTGTGGCCATTGTAGAGAGTCCGGTCAAATTTCACGGGCATGCCCGAGGCGGGGAAGGGCGAGGTGAGCACCGCAGTGAAGGCCGGTGTGGCATGGGCAGACAGCTCGCCCAGCCCAAACTGTGGCTTGCCCCCCTTGCCCAGCACGGCACCCTCCACACCGCCGTTGGGCAGGTGCAAGCCTGCGATGCCAGTCTCATCGAAGGCCCCAGGGGCACCAGGGGGTCCCGGGGGCCCGGGAGGCCCCGGAGGGCCCGTGATTCCAGGGGAGCCAGGGACCCCTGGGGGCCCCGTGGGCCCAGCCGTGCCAGGTTCCCCTGCTCTCCCCTCTCCAGGGGGCCCTGGCAGGCCTGGTTCCCCCTTCAGGCCCGGCAGGCCTTGGGGCCCAATAGGGCCAGCTGGACCCTGGAGTCCTGGGATTCCTGAGGGACCCCTCAGGCCAGGCTGCCCAGGGAGCCCCAAGTCACCTTTCTGCCCCAGGGCTCCTGCCACCCCTGGTCCTCCAGGGCGACCCGTGAAACCCGGCTCACCCTTGGGCCCAGTTGGTCCAGGGGGTCCATGGGCCCCAGGAAGTCCCCTCTCACCTGGGACCCCTGGTTTCCCAGCCAGGCCACTAGGCCCCTGGTCACCTCGAATGCCAGGCACTCCTGGGGGTCCTCCAGGCCCTGCCTCACCCTTAGGCCCAGGGGGCCCACGTCTGCCAGGAAGCCCTGcagacccaggaagtccaggggGACCCCCAAGACCCTGTGGGCCCTGCTCCCCTGGCTCCCCATCCTCCCCTGGCTCACCCCTGTCCCCCAAGAGTCCTGGGACCCCAGCTGGGCCCCTGTCCCCCTTGGGGCCTGGCAGTCCTGGCATCCCATAGCCAGTGGGGCCTATCAGCCCAGGGGGGCCCCGGGTCCCTGGCTCCCCTTTGGCCCCTGATGGGCCCTGTGGTCCTGGCAACCCTGCTGCCCCTGGGACTCCCACACCGTCTACTCCAGGAGGTCCTTTTGGGCCCACAGCTCCTGGCTCCCCCCTGGGGCCTGGAACTCCAGGAGGCCCAGACTCACCCTTGTCTCCTGGGGCCCCAGGAAGCCCATCCAAACCAGGTTTGCCTAAGCCAGCTGGACCAGGGAGGCCGGGGGGGCCGGGGGCACCCCCCTGCCCTGGGGCCCCAGGCAGCCCGGGCTGGCCCACTCCATTATCCCCCTTGAGGCCTCGATCACCTGGGGGCCCAGGCTCCCCCTGGGGCCCTGGTTCCCCCTGGAATCCTGGGGGCCCTGGCACCCCTTGGGCACCTGGTTTTCCAGGGATAGTAATGCCTGAGGGGCCCGGGAGGCCAGGGGGTCCTGGGGGTCCCCGGAGGCCCTGGTCCCCTCGTATTCCTGGCTCCCCCCGAAGCCCCGGCTGCCCTGGTGGCCCGACCTTGCCAGGGAGCCCTGGGGGACCAGCCTTGCCCATCCGGGAGAAGCCAGGGGGCCCAGCAGGGCCAGGCTGCCCATGGAGTCCTGGCTTTCCCATGCCTGGTTTTCCTGGGAAGCCAGGGGGGCCAGGGGGACCCCGAGGCCCGGGCTTCCCAGGGGGGCCGGGCTCTCCCTTCAGGTCCATCGGCAGCAGCGGTAGAGGCatttctgagaaagaaagagaaaggggcagTCAGGGGCCTGAACTGTGGGGACAGGGGACCCCATCTACCCATTCCCCCATTCCAGTATGAGGTACACGGGAGAGGAAGAATGGGGCTGCCCCTTCCTGCTCTCATGGAAGATGGGGTTTGGGGGTGGCCCAGGGGACATCTTGGGGGCAACAGGGTGTCCTCCTTAAGGGCTCCTAACACCCAACCTACCTAGGCTGGGCCTCCTCCATGAGCCTGGCTGATTCTCACCTCTCATCCCTGCATGACCTGAAGGTGGAGTGGCCACCAGGTGGCACCAGCAGCCCACCTTAGAGCCCGTGGGAGCAGAGCCCCACCTCCCAACTTCCCAGTTCATCTCCCCCTTGGAAGACCACCTGTGCCAGCTAACTGCACCGTTTCCAGGCCCTCTGGGGTATTAGGAAAAACACTGAAGGTAGGAAAATTGGTGGGGAATGAGGAGCTGTGGAGGGCGCCTGAGGATCTGATGGCTCTCAGGGAGGCAGGGGATTTGGGGGCTGGGAGCGATTTGAGGCACTGTGGGGTGAGGAGGCTCTCACCCAGGTACTGGCCTTTGCCCTCACGGAAGGGCGGTCCCACAGGTCCTTTCTGCATGGGCTGGATGTACTTCACTGGGGCATAGCCCGCCGCCCCACCGGCCCCGCCACCAGAGGACGCCCGCGGCCCACACCCCAGCACCAGCaccagtagcagcagcagcagcgaaGACAGGGGTGTCAGAGTCCCCAGCATGGCGTCCGTGGACGTGCTGCAAAGAAGAACAGAGAAAGTCATCAAGCCAGCCCTGGGTGGTTTGGCACTAGGCCCGGGGTCACCAAAAGATCAGAATTTAGAGATTACACTGGAGATTTCAgtcaaaaggctgagaagcaattCCGAATTTAGATATTATTCACAAGCAATTTTCAAAGTCGCGGGGGTCTGCATAAGCCACCTCCTAAACTTCTTCAGACCCTGCCTGTGGCTGTTCATCACCCCCACCATCTCCGAGAGCCCAGCCTCCCCAGGACAGCAGCCTCCTCAAAACCAGCCAGTCACTCTCTGCAGCCGGGCGTGCCTTTTAGAGCAGTCTGACCTCCCCTGCTAAAAACTCTTGGATGTCAACACCCATTTCCATTGCTGGGCCAGCTCTCTGCCAGGCACTAGGCTGAGCTCTTTAGGGACATGAATTCACTTAATGCTCAGAACACTTTAAcaagttattattattgtcatctccattttccagatgataaAACTAAAGCAAAAGTCTTGAGGAAGCCAGAGATGGGATTTGTCTTAGGTCTGTCTGACTGCACCTTCTGCTGATGCCCTTCTGGACTCCCTGCCACTCGCCTTTGGGATCAAGTCTATGGCGCTTAGCATAGCattcaaggcttttttttttttttttttttttttttttttgagacagttttgctcgcCCAGTGCAATGTGCAATggcgccatcctggctcactgcaaaatctgcctcccgggttcaagcgattctcgtgccttagcctcccaagtagctggaattataggtgtgtgccaccacgcctggctaattcttgtatttttagtagagatggagtttcgccatgttggccaggctggtctcgaactcctgacctcaggtgatccggctgcctcagcctcccaaagtgttaggattacaggcatgagccaccgcgcccggcctgcattcAAGGCCTTTCTAACCTACTCTGTGCCTGTGTCTCCAACTCTATTGCCTGCTATCCCTTTCTCTGCCCCTCACCTCCCCACACCTCCACCCAGTAAACCAGAACTTGAAGTTCCCAGGCACCGGGCACCTTAACACTTCTGGCCTTTGCGCCTGCTATTTCTCTGCCTGCAATGTTATTTTCCTCCTCTACTCATCTTTTATGGCCCTGGGAGGCTGTCATCCCTTCCTCTATAAAGCCTCATTTCTTTGTGCCCTGACCTATGCCTGTCACAGCATTTGGCTCAACTCAGAGAACAAAGCCTGGGTGAGGAAGAAGCACAGGCTCTGGAACCAGCCAGGcagccttccccttccccttcccagctGTGGGAGCCTGGGCAGGAGGTCTCCTCATCCATGAAATGAGAGAGGATGTCCACACAATAACCTATATGTGAATGTTCATAATAGCGATATTCACAGCAGCCAAAAGTAGAGACAACGCAAATGTCCatggacaaataaaatgtggtatcgccatacaatggaatattactcggcaatgaaaatgaatgaagtacaggctgggcatggtggtgtatacctgtagtcccagctactcaggaggctgaggtgggaggatcacttgagccctgagtttaaaaccagcctgggcaacatagcaaaaccccaaatttaaaaatatatctataaataggCTAagcacagcagctcacgcctgtaatctcagtactttgggaggcagaggtgggtgaattgtctgagcccaggagtttgagaccagcctgggcaacctggtgaaaccccatctctacaaaacaaacaaacaaaaaattagctgggtgtgggcgtgctgtggtcccagctactcaggaggctgaagagggaggatcacttgagctcaggaggtggaggttgcagtgagctgcactccagcctgggtgacagagggagacctggtctcaaaatatatatatataaaaggaagGAAGTCCTGACAcctgctacaacacagatgaatcttgaaaacagtgAAAAGTGAGATATGGAATGTACatgttgtgtgattccatttatatgaaatggccagaataggcaaatccatagagacagaaagtggatcagtggttgcctaaggctggggtggggaagagaTGGGAAGTGACGACTAATGGGcacagcctcggcctcccgggctcaagtaatcctcccacctcagcctcccaagtagctgggaccacaggcacgtgccaccatgcctggctaattttttctattttatgtaaagacagggtctcactgtgttgcctaggctggtctcaaactcttttagggaagatgaaaatgttcaaaaattgattgtggtgaaaATTGCACAGCTCTATgaacacagtaaaaaaaaacactgaattgtacactgaATGGGCCAATTGTATgatgtgtgaattatatctataaagctggttttttgttttttttttttttttttgagatggagtcttgttctgttgcccaggctggagtgcagtggtgccatctcagctcactgcaacctctgcctcccaggttcaagagattctcctgcctcagcttcctgagtagctgggattacaggggcctgccaccacacccagctaattttttgtatttatagtaaagatggggtttcaccatgttggccaggctggtcttgaactcctgacctctagcgatccgcctgcctcagcctcccaaagagcaggaattacaggcatgagccactgcacccagcctaaagctgttattttatttattttttggatacacagtgtcactctgttgcccagactggaatacagttggcacaatcatggctcactgcagcctcggcctcccgggctcaagtaatcctcccacctcatcctcccaagtagctgggacaacaggcacatgccaccatgcctatgtaaagacagggtctcactgtgttgcctaggctggtctcaaactcctgggctcaagcaatcctcccaccttggcctccaaaagttctgggattataggcatgagccaccatgcccagccagaaagtttttttgattttgttttttgagacagggtcttgctctgttgcccaggctggaatgcagtggtgtgatctcggctcactgcaagctccgcctcccaggttcacaccgttctcctgcctcagcttcccaagtagctgggactacaggcgcccgccaacacgcccggctaattttttgtatttttagtagagatgggggtttcactgtgttagccaggatggtctcgatctcctgacctcatgatctgcccacctcggcctcccaaagtactgggattgcaggcgtgaggcccacatctgtgtttttgttttttgttttcttttttttgagacagagttttgcttctgtcacccaggctggagtgcaatgaatggcacaatctcagctcactgcaacctctgcttcccgggttcaagctattctcctgcctcagcctcctgagtagctgggactacaggtgcatgccaccacgcccagctaatttttgcattttaaatagagatgagggttcaccatgtaggccaggctggtctcaaactcctgacctcaggtgatccacccgtctcagcctcccaaagtgctgggattacagacgtaagccaccacacccagcccccacctgttatttttttaaagtgagttagctgggcaccgtggctcatgcctgtaatcccagcactttgggtggctgaggcaggcagatcacctgaggtcaggagttcaggaccagcctggccaacatggtgaaactccatctccactaaaaatacaaaaaatagccaggcgtggcagcaggcacctgtgatcccagctactt
Protein-coding regions in this window:
- the COL8A2 gene encoding collagen alpha-2(VIII) chain isoform 2 (isoform 2 is encoded by transcript variant 2), which produces MPLPLLPMDLKGEPGPPGKPGPRGPPGPPGFPGKPGMGKPGLHGQPGPAGPPGFSRMGKAGPPGLPGKVGPPGQPGLRGEPGIRGDQGLRGPPGPPGLPGPSGITIPGKPGAQGVPGPPGFQGEPGPQGEPGPPGDRGLKGDNGVGQPGLPGAPGQGGAPGPPGLPGPAGLGKPGLDGLPGAPGDKGESGPPGVPGPRGEPGAVGPKGPPGVDGVGVPGAAGLPGPQGPSGAKGEPGTRGPPGLIGPTGYGMPGLPGPKGDRGPAGVPGLLGDRGEPGEDGEPGEQGPQGLGGPPGLPGSAGLPGRRGPPGPKGEAGPGGPPGVPGIRGDQGPSGLAGKPGVPGERGLPGAHGPPGPTGPKGEPGFTGRPGGPGVAGALGQKGDLGLPGQPGLRGPSGIPGLQGPAGPIGPQGLPGLKGEPGLPGPPGEGRAGEPGTAGPTGPPGVPGSPGITGPPGPPGPPGPPGAPGAFDETGIAGLHLPNGGVEGAVLGKGGKPQFGLGELSAHATPAFTAVLTSPFPASGMPVKFDRTLYNGHSGYNPATGIFTCPVGGVYYFAYHVHVKGTNVWVALYKNNVPATYTYDEYKKGYLDQASGGAVLQLRPNDQVWVQMPSDQANGLYSTEYIHSSFSGFLLCPT
- the COL8A2 gene encoding collagen alpha-2(VIII) chain isoform 1 precursor (isoform 1 precursor is encoded by transcript variant 1), whose product is MLGTLTPLSSLLLLLLVLVLGCGPRASSGGGAGGAAGYAPVKYIQPMQKGPVGPPFREGKGQYLEMPLPLLPMDLKGEPGPPGKPGPRGPPGPPGFPGKPGMGKPGLHGQPGPAGPPGFSRMGKAGPPGLPGKVGPPGQPGLRGEPGIRGDQGLRGPPGPPGLPGPSGITIPGKPGAQGVPGPPGFQGEPGPQGEPGPPGDRGLKGDNGVGQPGLPGAPGQGGAPGPPGLPGPAGLGKPGLDGLPGAPGDKGESGPPGVPGPRGEPGAVGPKGPPGVDGVGVPGAAGLPGPQGPSGAKGEPGTRGPPGLIGPTGYGMPGLPGPKGDRGPAGVPGLLGDRGEPGEDGEPGEQGPQGLGGPPGLPGSAGLPGRRGPPGPKGEAGPGGPPGVPGIRGDQGPSGLAGKPGVPGERGLPGAHGPPGPTGPKGEPGFTGRPGGPGVAGALGQKGDLGLPGQPGLRGPSGIPGLQGPAGPIGPQGLPGLKGEPGLPGPPGEGRAGEPGTAGPTGPPGVPGSPGITGPPGPPGPPGPPGAPGAFDETGIAGLHLPNGGVEGAVLGKGGKPQFGLGELSAHATPAFTAVLTSPFPASGMPVKFDRTLYNGHSGYNPATGIFTCPVGGVYYFAYHVHVKGTNVWVALYKNNVPATYTYDEYKKGYLDQASGGAVLQLRPNDQVWVQMPSDQANGLYSTEYIHSSFSGFLLCPT